Proteins found in one Balaenoptera acutorostrata chromosome 17, mBalAcu1.1, whole genome shotgun sequence genomic segment:
- the LOC103004906 gene encoding fatty acid-binding protein 9 → MTEPFLGTWKLVSSENFDEYMKQLGVSAAVQSLAGLAKPRITISTDRDKVNIKTESSFKNTEISFKLGEEFDETTSDNQKVKSIIALDGGSMIHFQKWLGKETTIKGQIVDGKMVVECIMNNIVSIGIYKKV, encoded by the exons ATGACTGAGCCCTTTTTGGGAACCTGGAAGCTGGTCTCCAGTGAAAACTTTGATGAATACATGAAACAACT AGGAGTGAGTGCTGCAGTCCAGAGCCTTGCTGGGTTGGCAAAGCCAAGAATCACTATTAGCACCGACAGGGATAAGGTTAACATCAAAACAGAAAGTTCTTTCAAAAATACTGAGATATCCTTCAAGCTGGGAGAAGAATTTGATGAAACCACATCAGATAACCAGAAAGTAAAG AGCATCATAGCATTAGATGGTGGCTCAATGATTCATTTCCAAAAATGGCTTGGCAAAGAGACAACAATCAAAGGACAAATTGTAGATGGAAAAATGGTAGTG GAATGTATCATGAATAATATTGTCAGCAttggaatctacaaaaaggtaTGA